One window from the genome of Flavobacteriales bacterium encodes:
- a CDS encoding HU family DNA-binding protein, translating into MNKAELVEAIAKDAKISKADAKRALEAFISNTGKVLKKGDRVSLVGFGSFSVSKRAARKGRNPQTGKEIKIAAKKVVRFKAGADLSSKVK; encoded by the coding sequence ATGAACAAAGCAGAACTCGTTGAGGCGATCGCTAAAGATGCGAAGATCTCTAAGGCTGATGCCAAAAGAGCACTGGAAGCTTTCATCTCAAACACTGGTAAAGTGTTGAAGAAAGGTGACCGTGTATCTCTCGTAGGTTTCGGTTCTTTTTCAGTTTCCAAGAGAGCAGCCCGCAAAGGCCGCAATCCTCAAACCGGTAAAGAAATCAAGATTGCCGCTAAAAAGGTGGTACGTTTCAAAGCTGGTGCCGACCTTTCTTCCAAAGTGAAGTAA
- the fmt gene encoding methionyl-tRNA formyltransferase: protein MISKKGKALKIVFMGTPEFAVASLKALHESSHEVVAVVTAPDRPAGRGRSMMTSAVKNYAVEHHLRLLQPEKLKDESFINALQRLGADLFVVVAFRMLPKVVWSIPPLGTVNVHASLLPRYRGAAPINHAIRNGETETGVTTFMINEEIDTGDILFQEKVMISSDETAGELHDRLMTSGAELIVATADRLAAGSWEKIPQSAMDVSGDVPEAPKIFTEDCFIPWSESGKTIHDFIRSLSPYPGARTRILVDDKEYVLKVYESFFQSATHHEAVMSLHPDKGLSVAVRDGWVQLKEVQMEGKKRMSAEQFMNGLRQPLKIIA, encoded by the coding sequence ATGATATCAAAGAAAGGTAAGGCATTGAAGATTGTGTTTATGGGTACACCGGAATTCGCGGTGGCCTCTCTGAAAGCATTGCATGAAAGTTCGCATGAGGTGGTGGCGGTTGTCACCGCCCCTGACCGCCCGGCCGGACGGGGAAGGTCAATGATGACGTCCGCGGTTAAAAATTATGCGGTGGAGCATCACCTGCGGCTGTTACAACCGGAAAAGTTAAAGGATGAATCATTTATCAATGCATTGCAGCGACTGGGTGCGGATCTGTTTGTAGTGGTTGCATTCCGGATGTTGCCCAAAGTAGTATGGTCCATTCCGCCATTGGGAACGGTGAATGTTCATGCTTCCCTCCTGCCCCGTTACCGTGGTGCCGCACCGATCAACCATGCCATCAGGAACGGGGAAACGGAGACGGGTGTAACGACTTTCATGATCAATGAGGAGATTGATACAGGGGATATTCTCTTCCAGGAAAAAGTGATGATCAGTTCGGATGAAACGGCCGGTGAACTGCATGACAGATTGATGACTTCCGGAGCGGAACTGATCGTGGCGACTGCAGACAGACTTGCTGCCGGAAGCTGGGAGAAAATCCCTCAATCAGCCATGGATGTTAGTGGTGATGTTCCTGAGGCACCCAAAATATTCACAGAGGATTGCTTTATCCCCTGGTCTGAATCCGGTAAGACGATTCATGATTTTATACGATCATTAAGTCCGTATCCCGGCGCCCGAACCAGAATACTGGTAGACGATAAAGAATATGTTCTGAAGGTTTATGAGTCATTCTTTCAGTCCGCAACTCATCATGAGGCCGTCATGTCATTGCATCCGGACAAAGGGTTGTCGGTGGCGGTCAGGGATGGCTGGGTGCAACTGAAGGAAGTTCAGATGGAAGGCAAAAAGAGAATGAGTGCAGAACAGTTTATGAACGGGTTGAGACAACCCTTAAAGATCATTGCATGA
- a CDS encoding cupin domain-containing protein has translation MKKMLMFWLCGISLVISQRTSAQVWLDTIQPPAEFENVARVPLYSDSTVTVVVAWVKKGIDVHSHVSHTETVYILEGNGVMELNGEHFPVHPGMTVSVPPGQEHGVVADDPEHPLKALSVFTPRYVGKDSVNKVSRP, from the coding sequence ATGAAGAAGATGTTGATGTTTTGGTTGTGTGGAATTTCGTTGGTCATATCACAACGGACAAGTGCACAGGTGTGGCTTGATACCATTCAGCCACCGGCGGAATTTGAGAATGTAGCGCGTGTACCGTTATACAGTGATTCAACGGTAACGGTGGTGGTGGCATGGGTGAAAAAAGGTATAGATGTGCATAGCCATGTAAGTCATACCGAAACCGTATATATTCTCGAGGGAAACGGGGTAATGGAGTTGAACGGGGAACACTTTCCAGTGCACCCTGGAATGACCGTTTCCGTCCCGCCCGGACAAGAGCATGGGGTTGTTGCCGATGACCCTGAACACCCCTTGAAAGCCCTTTCTGTTTTCACGCCACGCTATGTCGGGAAGGATAGTGTTAATAAGGTTTCCAGGCCGTGA